AGGGTCGGTGGCGGCCGGTGCGGGAGGGGACGGTGGGGCGATGGGGATCAGTGGCAGAGCCGCGCCTCGTGCTCCGCGTGACCGCCGGGCTCCAGCTGGAAGGTGCAGTGCTCCATGTCGAAGTGGCCGCCGAGGCAGCCCTGGAGCTCGTGCAGCATCTTCTCGTGGCCGATGCCGTTCAGCACCTCGGAGCTGACCACCACGTGCGCGGAGACCACCGGCAGGCCCGAGGTGATCGTCCAGGCGTGCAGGTCGTGCACGTCCTCCACGCCGTCCAGGGCCAGGATGTGCGCCCGCACCTCCGCCATGTCGACGTTCTTCGGCGCCGCCTCCAGCAGCACGTCCAGCGTCTCGCGCAGCAGCTTCAGGGTGCGCGGCACGATCATCAGGCCGATCGCGAGCGAGGCGATCGGGTCCGCCGCCTGCCAGCCCGTGGTGAGGATCACGGTCGCCGAGACCAGCACCGCCACCGAGCCGAGCGCGTCCGCGGCCACCTCCAGGAAGGCGCCGCGCACGTTCAGGCTCTCCTTCTGCCCGCGCATCAGCAGGACCAGCGAGACCGAGTTGCCGACGAGGCCCACCAGACCGAACACGATCATCAGCCCGCCCCGGGTGTCCGCGGGCGTGACGAACCGCTGCACCGCCTCGACCAGGACGTATCCGCCCACGCACAGCAGCAGCAGGCAGTTGGCCAGGGCGGCGAGGATCTCGGCGCGCGCGAAGCCGAAGGTCCGGTTGGTGGTCGGCGGCCGGTTCGCGAAGTGGATGGCCAGCAGCGCCATGCACAGGCCCACCGCGTCGGTCGCCATGTGGGCGGCGTCCGCGATCAGCGCCAGCGAGTCCGCCAGCAGACCGCCGACGATCTCCACCACCATGATCGTCAGTGTGATGCCCAGCGCCGCGCGCAGCCGGCCGCGATAGGCGGCCGCGGCCGTACCGGTGGGCGGCGCGTGGGTGTGCGCGTGCCCGTGGTCGTGCCCTGCCCCCATGTGATGACCGCCTTCCGTGTCGCGCCCGGGGCTTCAGTGAACTACGGGCGGGGGGTACCGGGCAACGCGGCACTGAACACCGTTGTCATCTGCCTGACCTGCGCAAACGATCCCCTGGTCAGCGGCCCGGGCGCTACCGGCCGTGCAGCAGCCGCCAGCCCTCCCAGGCCGACGCCACCATCTCCCGCACCCCGCGCCGGGCCCGCCAGCCCAGCGCCTCGGCGGCCCGCTCGGCCGACGCCACCGCGCGCGGCGCGTCCCCGGGACGGCGTGCCTCGACCAGGGGTGGCCGCCGGTCGCCGGTCACCTCGCCGATCACCGCGATCAGCTCGCGCACGGAGACGCCCTCGCCGCGCCCGATGTTCAGGGTGAGGTCCCCCGTGACGTCGCCGGCGTCGAGCCGCCGGGCCGCGGCGAGATGCGCCTCGGCCAGGTCGGCGACATGGATGTAGTCCCGGACACAGGTGCCGTCCGGGGTCGGGTAGTCGTCCCCGAAGATCCGCGGGGCCTCGCCCCGGGTGAGCCGGTCGAAGACCATCGGCACGATGTTGAACACCCCCGTGTCGGCCAGCTCCGGGGCGGCCGCGCCCGCCACGTTGAAGTAGCGCAGGCAGACCGTGGAGATGCCGTGGGCCGCGCCCGCCGCCCGTACCAGCCACTCGCCGGCGAGCTTGGTCTCGCCGTAGGGGTTCACCGGCGCGCACGGGGTGTCCTCGGTGATCAGGACGGTGCCCGGGTCGCCGTAGACGGCCGCCGACGAGGAGAACACCAGCCGGCGCACGCCCGCCCCGGCCACCGCGTCCAGGAGCGTGGCGAGCCCGCCCACGTTCTCCCGGTAGTAGCGGGTGGGCTCCGCCACGGACTCGGCGACCTGCTTGCGCGCCGCGAGGTGGACCACCCCGGTCACGCCGTGCTCCGTGACCACCCGCCGCAGCAGGTCGCCGTCGAGGGTCGACCCCTGGACCAGCGGGACGTCCGCCGGGAGCCGCGCGGGCACGGCGGCCGACAGGTCGTCCAGCGCCACGACGCTCTCCCCGGCGTCCGCCATGGCCCGCGCCACGTGCGCCCCGATGTATCCGGCTCCGCCGGTGATCAGCCACGTCATGGTCGTCCACCCTATGCGGAGCGCTCCGGCTGTCCCGCATGCCCGGGGATGCCCGGGTCTGCGGGGGCGGGCCGAACCCCGCGGTTTGTCGGGCGGCCCCCGATCCCCGATGATGATCGCGGCGAAGGCCGGGACAGACGCCGGGGGCCGGGCCGTGAACGGCCGGTGAACACGGGCTTCCGGTCATCCGATAGCCTTCGCCGACATGCCGCCCGGGTGCCGCAGGCAAGGCGCCCCACCACGCAGAAGATCCGGCGCCGTCACGCCGGCACCCAGGGAGTGAGTTCGGTTGTCGACCGCCATCGTCACCGGTCAGCCGGTCCCCGGATCGTCCCTCGAGAACGATCTGCGGTCCCTCGGCTTCGACGTGCTGATGGCCGCCGACGCCGCCGAGGCCGAGGCGCGGCTCGCCGCCGTCCCGGCCGACCGGCGGGTGGCCCTGGTCGACGCCCGCTTCGTCGGCCACCCGCACGCCCTGCGCCTCGGCCTGACCGACCCCCGCTTCCCGCTCGCCGCCGTCCCGGGCGCCGTCACCGCCCAGCCGGCCGCCCGGCAGGCGCTGACCCACGCCCTGGTCCGTGAGACCGCCGGCAGCGGCGCGCCCGGCGTCGAGGCCGTCGCCGACGGCGTCCCCGACCGGGTCACCGGCGCCCTCGGCACCGACGGCGCCGAGATCCACCGGCCCGAGCTGGGCAGCCTGGTCGCCGTCGTCCCGGCCGACCCGCAGACCCGCAACGAGGCACGGCAGGCCGTCGCCGCCGTCGACGACGAGGCCGTACGCCTGAAGTCGGCCGTGAAGTCCCGCGACGGCTTCTTCACCACGTTCTTCATCAGCCCGTACTCGCGCTACCTCGCCCGCTGGTGCGCCCGCCGCGGCCTGACCCCCAACCAGGTCACCACGGCCTCGCTGCTCACCGCCCTGATAGCGGCCGGCTGCGCCGCCACCGGCACCCGCGCCGGCTTCGTCGCGGCCGGCGTGCTGCTCATCGCCTCCTTCGTGCTGGACTGCACCGACGGCCAGCTCGCCCGCTACGCCCTGAAGTACTCCACGCTCGGCGCCTGGCTCGACGCCACCTTCGACCGGGCCAAGGAGTACGCCTACTACGCCGGCCTCGCCCTCGGCGCGGCCCGCGGCGGCGACGACGTGTGGGCCCTCGCCCTCGGCGCCATGGTCCTCCAGACGTGCCGGCACGTCGTGGACTTCTCCTTCAACGAGGCCAACCACGACGCCACCGCCAACACCAGCCCCACCGCCGCCCTCTCCGGCCGGCTCGACAGCGTCGGCTGGACGGTCTGGGTGCGCCGCATGATCGTGCTCCCCATCGGCGAGCGCTGGGCCATGATCGCCGTCCTGACCGCGGCCACCACGCCCCGCGTCACCTTCTACGTGCTGCTCGCCGGCTGCGCCTTCGCGGCGACGTACACCACGGCGGGCCGCGTGCTGCGGTCGCTGACCCGCAAGGCCCGGCGCACCGACCGCGCGGCCCTCGCCCTCGCCGACCTGGCCGACACCGGCCCGCTCGCCGACGTGGCACGGCGCGTGCTCGGCGGCCGGGGCCTGCCCGGCCTCGCGGTGCCCGTCGCGGCTCTGCTGGGCGGCGCCGCCGTCGTGGCCTGCTCGGCCCTGACCGGCTACGGCAGCGTGCTGCCGGTCGCCGGCGCCCTCGTCTACGTCCTCGCCTCGGCGCTCGCCGTCGCCCGCCCGCTCAAGGGCGCCCTCGACTGGCTGGTCCCGCCCTTCTTCCGGGCCGCCGAGTACGGCACGGTGCTCGCCCTCGCGGCGAAAGCGGGGGTGAACGGAGCCCTTCCCGCGGCTTTCGGGCTGGTGGCCGCCGTCGCCTACCATCACTACGACACGGTGTACCGCATCCGCGGGAACGCCGGAGCGCCCCCGGCCTGGCTGGTGCGCGCCATCGGGGGGCAGGAAGGACGGACGCTGCTCGTCACCGTCCTGGCCGCGCTGCTCACCGCCTCGCAGTTCAAGGTCGCGCTCACGGTCCTCGCCGTGGCCGTCGCCCTGGTGGTGCTCGCCGAGAGCATCCGCTTCTGGGTGTCCGCTGGGGCGCCCGCCGTACACGACGAAGGAGAAACCGCATGATCGGCCTCGTGCTGGCGGCCGGCGCCGGACGCCGTCTGCGCCCCTACACCGACACCCTGCCCAAGGCCCTGGTGCCGGTGGGTCCCGAGGGCGTGGAGGGCGAGCCGACCGTCCTGGACCTGACGCTCGGCAACTTCGCCGAGATCGGCCTGACCGAGGTCGCGGTCATCGTCGGCTACCGCAAGGAGGCCGTCTACGAGCGCAAGGCGGCCCTGGAGCAGAAGTACGGCCTGAAGCTCACCCTCATCGACAACGACAAGGCCGAGGAGTGGAACAACGCCTACTCCCTGTGGTGCGGCCGTGACGCCCTCAAGGACGGCGTGATCCTCGCCAACGGCGACACCGTGCACCCGGTCTCCGTCGAGAAGACCCTGCTCGCCGCCCGCGGCGAGGGCAAGCGGATCATCCTCGCGCTGGACACCGTGAAGTCCCTCGCCGACGAGGAGATGAAGGTCGTCGTGGACCCCGAGAAGGGCGTCCAGAAGATCACCAAGCTGATGGACCCGGCCGAGGCCACCGGCGAGTACATCGGGGTCACCCTGATCGAGGGCGAGGCTGCTCCGGACCTGGCCGACGCGCTGAAGACGGTCTTCGAGACCGACCCGCAGCAGTTCTACGAGCACGGCTACCAGGAGCTCGTGAACCGCGGCTTCAAGATCGACGTCGCGCCGATCGGCGATGTCCGGTGGGTCGAGATCGACAACCACGACGACCTCGCCCGGGGACGTGAGATCGCGTGCCAGTACTGACCCGGCTCATTCCCTCGCCGGTCGTCGTGGACATCCGCCCGGGTGCCCTCGACGACCTGGCGGGTGTCCTCGCCGACCAGCGCATCTCGCAGTCGGGCCGGCTCGCCGTCGCCGTCAGCGGCGGCTCCGGCGCCCGGCTGCGCGAGCGGCTGGCGCCCTCGCTGCCGGGTGCCACCTGGTACGAGGTCGGCGGCGGGACGCTCGACGACGCGATCCGGCTGGCCGGCGCCATGAAGGCCGACCACTACGACGCGGTGGTCGGCCTCGGCGGCGGCAAGATCATCGACTGCGCCAAGTTCGCCGCGGCGCGGGTCGGCCTGCCGCTGGTCGCGGTCCCGACGAACCTCGCGCACGACGGCCTGTGCTCGCCGGTCGCCACGCTCGACAACGACGCGGGCCGCGGCTCCTACGGCGTGCCCAACCCGATCGCCGTCGTCATCGACCTGGACGTCATCCGGGAGGCGCCGGCGCGCTTCGTGCGGGCCGGCATCGGCGACGCGATCTCCAACATCAACGCCATCGCGGACTGGGAGCTGTCCCAGCGGACCACCGGCGAGAAGGTCGACGGCCTGGCCGCCGCCATGGCCCGGCAGGCCGGCGAGGCCGTGCTCAGGCACCCCGGCGGCATCGGCGACAACGACTTCCTCCAGGTGCTCGCCGAGGCCCTCGTCCTCACCGGCATCGCGATGTCGATCTCCGGTGACTCACGGCCCGCCTCGGGCTCCTGCCACGAGATCAACCACGCCTTCGACCTGCTCTTCCCCAAGCGGGCCGCCAGCCACGGCGAGCAGTGCGGCCTCGGCGCGGCCTTCGCGATGTACCTGCGCGGCGCGCACGAGGACGCGGCCTTCATGGCCGAGGTGCTGCGCCGGCACGGGCTTCCGGTGCTGCCGGAGGAGATCGGCTTCAGCGTGGACGAGTTCGTCCGCGCCGTGGAGTACGCCCCGAAGACCAGGCCCGGCCGGTACACGATCCTCGAACACCTCGACCTCAAGCCGAACCAGATCAAGGACTCCTACGCCGACTATGTCAAGGCCATCGGTAGCTGAACTCCGGCCGGTCGTCCACCCCGCGGGGGTCAAGGACCGGCGCAGCGGTGAGCACTGGGGTGGACGCCTCTACATGCGTGAGGTGTCCCTGCGCGTCGACCGCTACCTGGTGAACACCAAGGTCACGCCCAACCAGCTCACGTACCTGATGACCGTGTGCGGTGTGCTCGCGGCCCCGGCCCTGCTGGTGCCCGGGATTCCGGGCGCCGTCCTCGGGGTGGTCGCCACCCAGCTGTACCTGCTGCTGGACTGCGTCGACGGCGAGATCGCGCGCTGGCGGAAGCAGTACTCGCTGAGCGGGGTCTACCTGGACCGGGTGGGCGCCTACCTCACCGACGCGGCCGTGCTGGTCGGGCTGGGCCTGCGCGCCGCCGACCTGTGGGGCGGCGGCCGCATCGACTGGCTGTGGGCCTTCCTCGGCACCCTCGCCGCGCTCGGCGCGATCCTGATCAAGGCCGAGACGGACCTGGTCGGCGTCGCCCGGCACCAGACCGGCAAGCCGCCGGTCCAGGAGTCGGCCGCGGAGCCGCGGTCCTCGGGCATGGCGCTGGCCCGCCGGGCCGCCGCGGCCCTGAAGTTCCACCGGCTGATCCTCGGGATCGAGGCGTCGCTGCTGATCCTGCTCCTCGCGGTCGCGGACCAGATCCACGGCGACCTGTTCTTCACCCGGCTCGGCACCGCCGTCCTCGCTGGCATCGCCATGCTGCAGACCCTGCTGCACCTGGTGTCCATCCTCGCCTCCAGCAGGCTGAGGTGAGCGGCATGCGGGTCGGCGCGGTCATCATCACCATGGGCAACCGGCCCGAGGAGCTGCGTGCCCTCCTCGACTCCGTCGCCAAGCAGGACGGCGACCCGGTCGAGGTGGTCGTGGTCGGCAACGGCTCTCCCGTCCCGGACGTCCCCGAGGGCGTGCGGACCGTCGAGCTGCCCGAGAACCTGGGCATCCCCGGCGGCCGCAACGTCGGCATAGCGGCCTTCGGGCCCAGCGGGCGCGACGTCGACATAGTGCTGTTCCTCGACGACGACGGCCTGCTCGCCCGCCACGACACCGCCGAGCTGTGCCGGCAGGCGTTCGAGGCCGACCCCGAGCTCGGCATCATCAGCTTCCGCATCGCCGACCCCGAGACCGGCGAGACCCAGCGCCGCCACGTGCCCCGGCTGCGCGCCTCCGACCCGATGCGCTCCTCCCGGGTCACCACCTTCCTCGGCGGCGCCAACGCCGTCCGCACCCGCGTCTTCGCCGACGCCGGTGTCCTGCCGGACGAGTTCTTCTACGCCCACGAGGAGACCGACCTCGCGTGGCGGGCGCTCGACGCGGGCTGGATGATCGACTACCGGGCCGACATGGTGCTGTACCACCCGACGACCGCGCCCTCGCGGCACGCGGTGTACCACCGCATGGTCGCCCGCAACCGGGTCTGGCTGGCCCGCCGCAACCTCCCCGCCGCACTGGTCCCCGTCTACCTCGGGGTCTGGCTGCTGCTCACCCTGCTGCGCCGCCCCTCCGGACCGGCCCTGAAGGCCTGGCTCGGCGGCTTCCGCGAGGGCTGGACCAGCCCGTGCGGCCCCCGCCGTCCCATGCGGTGGCGTACGGTGTGGCGGCTGACCCGACTGGGCCGGCCCCCGATCATCTGACAAGCTCGATGTGCGGGGCGGCGCACCTCCGCGCCCCCCGGGGGGCGGATCCGCCGCACGCGGACGGGGCACCCGTACCCGCGAGCACGCACACTCGAACACGACGCACACGACCCATTCGAACTCGACGCTCTAGAAGACGAAAGCTTCCACCTGTGAGTGAGACAACGCACGACGGCGGTGTCGCGGTGACCGCGGCCCCGTCGCCCGACGAGGGACTGACGGCGGCGCAGCTCGCCGACAAGTACGGGCTCGCCGTGAGCGGTGCCCGGCCCACCCTCGTCGAGTACGTCCGTCAGCTGTGGGGGCGGCGCCACTTCATCCTCGCCTTCTCCCAGGCGAAGCTGACCGCGCAGTACAGCCAGGCCAAGCTCGGCCAGCTGTGGCAGGTGGCGACCCCGCTGCTGAACGCGGCGGTCTACTACTTCATCTTCGGCGTCATCCTGCACGCCAGCCGCGGCATGTCCAAGGACGTGTACATCCCGTTCCTGGTCACCGGCGTGTTCGTGTTCACGTTCACGCAGAGCTCGGTCATGTCGGGCGTCCGGGCGATCGCCGGCAACCTGGGCCTGGTGCGCGCCCTGCACTTCCCGCGCGCCTCGCTGCCCGTCTCCTTCTCGCTGCAGCAGCTCCAGCAGCTGCTCTTCTCGATGATCGTGATGTTCATCGTGGCGATCGGCTTCGGCAGCTACCCGGGCCTGTCCTGGCTGCTGATCGTGCCGGTGCTGTGCCTGCAGTTCCTGTTCAACACCGGGCTGGCGCTGATCGTGGCCCGCATGGGCGCCAAGACGCCCGACCTCGCCCAGCTCATGCCGTTCGTGCTGCGCACCTGGATGTACGCCTCGGGCGTCATGTTCTCCATCAGCAAGATGATGGAGGGCCGTCCGGAGTGGGTGGTCCGCCTGCTCCAGGTCAACCCGGCGGCGGTCTACATGGACCTGATGCGGTTCGCGCTGATCGACGGGTACGGCGCCGGCAACCTGCCGCCGCACGTGTGGGGCATCGCCCTGTTCTGGGCCGTGGCCGTCTTCGCCGGCGGCTTCGTGTACTTCTGGAAGGCGGAGGAGAGGTACGGCCGTGGCTGAGCGCAACACCGGGGACCCGCGCCCCACCGTCATCGCGGACGAGCTGCACATCGTCTACCGCGTCAACGGCGCCAAGACCGGCAAGGGCAGCGCCACCGCGGCGCTCAGCCGCATCCTGAAGCGCGGCGAGGAGCGGGGCGTGCGCAAGGTGCACGCCGTGCGCGGGGTGTCCTTCGTCGCCTACCGCGGCGAGGCCATCGGCCTGATCGGCTCCAACGGCTCGGGCAAGTCCACCCTGCTGCGGGCCATCGCCGGGCTGCTGCCCGCCGAGAAGGGCAAGGTCTACACCGACGGCCAGCCCTCGCTGCTCGGTGTCAACGCGGCCCTGATGAACGACCTGACCGGCGAGCGCAACGTCATCCTCGGCGGCCTCGCCATGGGCATGTCCCGGGAGCAGGTCAAGGAGCGGTATCAGGACATCGTCGACTTCTCCGGGATCAACGAGAAGGGCGACTTCATCACCCTGCCGATGCGGACCTACTCCTCCGGCATGGCGGCCCGGCTGCGGTTCTCCATCGCGGCCGCCAAGGACCACGACGTCCTCATGATCGACGAGGCGCTGGCCACCGGCGACCGCAAGTTCCAGAAGCGTTCCGAGGAACGCATCCGGGAACTGCGCAAGGAGGCCGGCACGGTATTTCTGGTCAGCCACAACAACAAGTCCATCCGGGACACCTGCAACCGGGTCCTGTGGCTGGAGCGCGGTGAGCTGCGCATGGACGGCCCGACGGACGAGGTCCTGAAGGAATACGAGAAGTTCACGGGTAAGTAGCCCGATTTCGGCCAGGGCCCCGCCGGCAACCGTCCGGCGGGGCCCTGCGTCTGCAAAGGAAGCGTCAACTCCTTTGAGGCTTAGGAATCTTGACGTCAATCGGTGTGTTGTTGTGATGTGCAGGACACCCCGACGGACCAGGCCGCGTTGTACAACGTAAGCTGTACCGGTGCCGGAAAGCGGCAACTGGGGCGATAATGCGCGGCATCCTACGCCGGGCCGTCCCGCGGACGGCCGGATGGCGTGTCCGAAATAGTGTGTATTGGGTCGGCAGTGTAGAACGGGAGATGTGACGGCAATGGCTACGGAAACTCCCCAGCTCGGCGGAGCGTGTGCCGTCCCCGCCCCGGGCAGCGCGCGGTGACGGGAAGCGACACGGCGCACGCTCTGGAACGCGCCACCCTGGACAAGGCCGCGAGCGAGAACTTCCCCGTGGCCCCCTTCTTCCTGCCCCGGGACTGGCGCGACGACCTCATGGCCGTCTACGGCTTCGCCCGCCTCGTGGACGACATCGGCGACGGCGACCTCGCCCCCGGCGGCGCCGACGCGCGCGTGCTCGGCGTTTCGGCCACGGACGCCGAGGACCGCCTGGTCCTGCTCGACGCCTTCGAGAAGGACCTGCGGCGGGTCTTCGACGGCAGCCCGCGCCACCCCCTGCTGCGCCGCCTGCAGCCCACGGTCCGCCGGCGCGGGCTCACCCCCGAGCCCTTCCTCGGCCTGATCGCCGCCAACCGCCAGGACCAGCTCGTCGCCCGTTACGAGACCTACGACGACCTGCTCGCCTACTGCGAACTGTCGGCCAACCCGGTCGGCCGTCTCGTCCTCGCCGTCACCGGCACCTCGACCCCCGAACGGGTCCGGCTGTCCGACGCGATCTGCACGGCGCTGCAGATCGTGGAGCACCTCCAGGACGTCGCCGAGGACCTCGGCCGCGACCGGATCTACCTGCCCGCGGCGGACATGAAGCGCTTTCACGTGCAGGAAACGGATCTCTCCCGGAAAACCGCGGGCGCATCGGTGCGCGCCCTGGTTGCATACGAGGCGCAACGCGCCCGCGATCTGCTGAATGAAGGCGCCCCCCTGATGGGTAGCGTCCACGGCAGGTTGAAGCTGCTGCTCGCGGGGTTCGTGGCGGGGGGAAGGGCGGCGATCAGGGCGATCGCCGCCGCCGAATACGACGTACTTCCCGGCCCGCCCAAGCCCGGCAAGGTCCAGTTGCTGCGCGAGGTGGGCGTGACCCTGCGAGGAGAGAGGTGATCCGGACCGTGGAGTCTGAGCACGTCTCGGCACCGGTACTCGCCGCCTACAGCTACTGCGAGGCCGTCACCGGACAGCAGGCCCGCAACTTCGCCTACGGCATCCGGTTGCTCCCGACGCCCAAGCGCCGCGCCATGTCGGCGCTGTACGCGCTTTCCCGGCGCGTCGACGACATCGGCGACGGCGAGCTGCCGGGCGAGGCCAAGGTGGCCCGGCTCGAGGACACCAGGGCGCTGCTCGCCCGGGTCCGCGAGGGCGCCGTCGAGGAGGACGACACCGACCCGGTGGCCGTCGCCCTCGCGCATGCCGCCCGCGCCTTCCCGATCCCGCTCGGCGGCCTGGACGAGCTGATCGACGGCGTCCAGATGGACGTGCGCGGGGAGACCTACGAGACCTGGGACGACCTCAAGGTCTACTGCCGCTGCGTGGCCGGCGCCATCGGGCGGCTCTCGCTCGGCGTGTTCGGCACCGAACCGGGGGCGCGCGGCGCCGAGCGCGCACCGGAGTACGCCGACACGCTCGGGCTCGCGCTGCAGCTCACCAACATCCTCCGGGACGTCCGCGAGGACGCCCTGGGCGGCCGCACCTACCTGCCCGCCGACGACCTGGCCAAGTTCGGCTGCTCGGCCGGGTTCGGCGGGCCGACGCCTCCCGAGGGATCCGACTTCGCGGGCCTCGTGCACTTCGAGGTGCGACGGGCCCGCGCCCTCTTCGCCGAGGGCTACCGCCTGCTGCCCATGCTCGACCGGCGCAGCGGCGCCTGCGTGGCCGCCATGGCCGGCATCTACCGCCGGCTCCTCGACCGCATCGAGCGCGACCCGGAGGCCGTGCTGCGCGGCCGGGTCTCCCTGCCCGGCCGGGAGAAGGCCTACGTCGCCGTACGCGGACTGTCCGGACTCGACACCCGGCACGTGTCCCGGCACGTGTCCCGGCGCACCGTCAGGAGGCGCGCCTGATGGGTTCTGCGGGGCTGGCGCGCACCGGGGCGCCGGCCGGATCCGGCGACCGGACGCGGCGGGCAACCCTCCGCCGCGGCGTGGCGTCCCTGACTGCGACGGCCGACCGTGCACCGTTCATCCAGCACGCCCGGCACGCACGGAAGGACGCAGGATGAGCGAGGGCTCACGCCACACGGAGGCGCAGGCCGGCACCCCGGCACCCGGAGGGCGCCGTGCCGTCGTCGTCGGCGGCGGTCTCGCCGGGATCACCGCGGCGCTCGCGCTCGCCGACGCGGGCATCGGGGTCACCCTGCTCGAAGGCCGGCCCCGGCTGGGCGGCCTCGCCTTCTCCTTCCGCCGAGGCGAGCTGACCGTCGACAACGGCCAGCACGTCTACCTGCGCTGCTGCACCGCCTACCGCTGGTTCCTCGACCGGATCGAGGGCGCGGCGCTGGCACCGCTGCAGAACCGCCTGGACGTACCCGTCGTCGACGTCGCCAAGCCCGAGGGCCGGCGGCTCGGCCGGCTGCGGCGCGACCCGCTGCCGGTCCCGCTCCACCTGGGGCGCAGCCTGGCCGCCTATCCGCACCTCTCGCTCGCCGAGCGTGCCGCCGTCGGGCGGGCCGCGCTCGCGCTCAAGGCGCTC
Above is a genomic segment from Streptomyces collinus Tu 365 containing:
- a CDS encoding cation diffusion facilitator family transporter; the protein is MGAGHDHGHAHTHAPPTGTAAAAYRGRLRAALGITLTIMVVEIVGGLLADSLALIADAAHMATDAVGLCMALLAIHFANRPPTTNRTFGFARAEILAALANCLLLLCVGGYVLVEAVQRFVTPADTRGGLMIVFGLVGLVGNSVSLVLLMRGQKESLNVRGAFLEVAADALGSVAVLVSATVILTTGWQAADPIASLAIGLMIVPRTLKLLRETLDVLLEAAPKNVDMAEVRAHILALDGVEDVHDLHAWTITSGLPVVSAHVVVSSEVLNGIGHEKMLHELQGCLGGHFDMEHCTFQLEPGGHAEHEARLCH
- the galE gene encoding UDP-glucose 4-epimerase GalE translates to MTWLITGGAGYIGAHVARAMADAGESVVALDDLSAAVPARLPADVPLVQGSTLDGDLLRRVVTEHGVTGVVHLAARKQVAESVAEPTRYYRENVGGLATLLDAVAGAGVRRLVFSSSAAVYGDPGTVLITEDTPCAPVNPYGETKLAGEWLVRAAGAAHGISTVCLRYFNVAGAAAPELADTGVFNIVPMVFDRLTRGEAPRIFGDDYPTPDGTCVRDYIHVADLAEAHLAAARRLDAGDVTGDLTLNIGRGEGVSVRELIAVIGEVTGDRRPPLVEARRPGDAPRAVASAERAAEALGWRARRGVREMVASAWEGWRLLHGR
- a CDS encoding DUF5941 domain-containing protein, with the translated sequence MSTAIVTGQPVPGSSLENDLRSLGFDVLMAADAAEAEARLAAVPADRRVALVDARFVGHPHALRLGLTDPRFPLAAVPGAVTAQPAARQALTHALVRETAGSGAPGVEAVADGVPDRVTGALGTDGAEIHRPELGSLVAVVPADPQTRNEARQAVAAVDDEAVRLKSAVKSRDGFFTTFFISPYSRYLARWCARRGLTPNQVTTASLLTALIAAGCAATGTRAGFVAAGVLLIASFVLDCTDGQLARYALKYSTLGAWLDATFDRAKEYAYYAGLALGAARGGDDVWALALGAMVLQTCRHVVDFSFNEANHDATANTSPTAALSGRLDSVGWTVWVRRMIVLPIGERWAMIAVLTAATTPRVTFYVLLAGCAFAATYTTAGRVLRSLTRKARRTDRAALALADLADTGPLADVARRVLGGRGLPGLAVPVAALLGGAAVVACSALTGYGSVLPVAGALVYVLASALAVARPLKGALDWLVPPFFRAAEYGTVLALAAKAGVNGALPAAFGLVAAVAYHHYDTVYRIRGNAGAPPAWLVRAIGGQEGRTLLVTVLAALLTASQFKVALTVLAVAVALVVLAESIRFWVSAGAPAVHDEGETA
- a CDS encoding sugar phosphate nucleotidyltransferase; its protein translation is MIGLVLAAGAGRRLRPYTDTLPKALVPVGPEGVEGEPTVLDLTLGNFAEIGLTEVAVIVGYRKEAVYERKAALEQKYGLKLTLIDNDKAEEWNNAYSLWCGRDALKDGVILANGDTVHPVSVEKTLLAARGEGKRIILALDTVKSLADEEMKVVVDPEKGVQKITKLMDPAEATGEYIGVTLIEGEAAPDLADALKTVFETDPQQFYEHGYQELVNRGFKIDVAPIGDVRWVEIDNHDDLARGREIACQY
- a CDS encoding iron-containing alcohol dehydrogenase family protein: MPVLTRLIPSPVVVDIRPGALDDLAGVLADQRISQSGRLAVAVSGGSGARLRERLAPSLPGATWYEVGGGTLDDAIRLAGAMKADHYDAVVGLGGGKIIDCAKFAAARVGLPLVAVPTNLAHDGLCSPVATLDNDAGRGSYGVPNPIAVVIDLDVIREAPARFVRAGIGDAISNINAIADWELSQRTTGEKVDGLAAAMARQAGEAVLRHPGGIGDNDFLQVLAEALVLTGIAMSISGDSRPASGSCHEINHAFDLLFPKRAASHGEQCGLGAAFAMYLRGAHEDAAFMAEVLRRHGLPVLPEEIGFSVDEFVRAVEYAPKTRPGRYTILEHLDLKPNQIKDSYADYVKAIGS
- a CDS encoding CDP-alcohol phosphatidyltransferase family protein, which produces MSRPSVAELRPVVHPAGVKDRRSGEHWGGRLYMREVSLRVDRYLVNTKVTPNQLTYLMTVCGVLAAPALLVPGIPGAVLGVVATQLYLLLDCVDGEIARWRKQYSLSGVYLDRVGAYLTDAAVLVGLGLRAADLWGGGRIDWLWAFLGTLAALGAILIKAETDLVGVARHQTGKPPVQESAAEPRSSGMALARRAAAALKFHRLILGIEASLLILLLAVADQIHGDLFFTRLGTAVLAGIAMLQTLLHLVSILASSRLR
- a CDS encoding glycosyltransferase family 2 protein; the encoded protein is MRVGAVIITMGNRPEELRALLDSVAKQDGDPVEVVVVGNGSPVPDVPEGVRTVELPENLGIPGGRNVGIAAFGPSGRDVDIVLFLDDDGLLARHDTAELCRQAFEADPELGIISFRIADPETGETQRRHVPRLRASDPMRSSRVTTFLGGANAVRTRVFADAGVLPDEFFYAHEETDLAWRALDAGWMIDYRADMVLYHPTTAPSRHAVYHRMVARNRVWLARRNLPAALVPVYLGVWLLLTLLRRPSGPALKAWLGGFREGWTSPCGPRRPMRWRTVWRLTRLGRPPII
- a CDS encoding ABC transporter permease codes for the protein MSETTHDGGVAVTAAPSPDEGLTAAQLADKYGLAVSGARPTLVEYVRQLWGRRHFILAFSQAKLTAQYSQAKLGQLWQVATPLLNAAVYYFIFGVILHASRGMSKDVYIPFLVTGVFVFTFTQSSVMSGVRAIAGNLGLVRALHFPRASLPVSFSLQQLQQLLFSMIVMFIVAIGFGSYPGLSWLLIVPVLCLQFLFNTGLALIVARMGAKTPDLAQLMPFVLRTWMYASGVMFSISKMMEGRPEWVVRLLQVNPAAVYMDLMRFALIDGYGAGNLPPHVWGIALFWAVAVFAGGFVYFWKAEERYGRG
- a CDS encoding ABC transporter ATP-binding protein, yielding MAERNTGDPRPTVIADELHIVYRVNGAKTGKGSATAALSRILKRGEERGVRKVHAVRGVSFVAYRGEAIGLIGSNGSGKSTLLRAIAGLLPAEKGKVYTDGQPSLLGVNAALMNDLTGERNVILGGLAMGMSREQVKERYQDIVDFSGINEKGDFITLPMRTYSSGMAARLRFSIAAAKDHDVLMIDEALATGDRKFQKRSEERIRELRKEAGTVFLVSHNNKSIRDTCNRVLWLERGELRMDGPTDEVLKEYEKFTGK